In Gadus morhua chromosome 2, gadMor3.0, whole genome shotgun sequence, a single window of DNA contains:
- the LOC115533199 gene encoding putative nuclease HARBI1, protein MDIAGFPGVVGVIDGTHVRIIAPSEDEAVFVNRKNFHSINVQIVFNAAWKILDIVAKWPGSTHDARMLSESGIRQLFERRYVPANCHLLGDSGYPCKPWLLTPYLQPRQGPQLNYNRAHKTTRAVVERGIGQLKRHFHVLHGEVRLRPEKVSKVIIACAILHNICKVRQIAEPLEDGDEDEDGDNDEDGGEEDIHIPQGNLAQSKL, encoded by the exons ATGGACATTGCAGGATTCCCTGGCGTTGTGGGTGTAATTGATGGAACACATGTGagaataattgcgccatcagaGGACGAGGCTGTCTTTGTTAACAGGAAGAATTTCCACAGCATCAATGTGCAAATAGTGTTCAATGCGGCCTGGAAGATTTTGGACATTGTGGCTAAATGGCCAGGCTCCACACATGATGCGAGAATGCTCTCCGAGAGTGGCATCAGACAGCTTTTTGAGAGACGCTATGTGCCAGCTAATTGCCACTTGTTAGGGGACAGTGGCTACCCATGCAAACCATGGCTCCTTACACCTTACCTCCAGCCACGCCAAGGGCCCCAACTAAACTATAACAG GGCCCACAAGACAACAAGAGCGGTGGTGGAGCGTGGCATAGGGCAGCTTAAGAGGCACTTTCATGTTCTCCACGGAGAGGTGCGGCTGAGGCCTGAAAAAGTCAGCAAAGTCATCATAGCCTGTGCAATATTACACAATATTTGCAAGGTTAGACAGATTGCAGAACCTCTGGAGGAtggcgatgaggatgaggatggagacAACGATGAGGATGGTGGTGAAGAAGATATTCACATTCCACAGGGGAACTTAGCCCAGA GCAAGCTGTAG